One segment of Nostoc piscinale CENA21 DNA contains the following:
- the modA gene encoding molybdate ABC transporter substrate-binding protein, whose amino-acid sequence MSFKRILAFSCWLLFTCLLVIGCNQANTTNSATTTSPTAQSTTLTISAAASLKDALDAIKPIYNQAKPNVNLAYNFGSSGALQQQIEQGAKVDVFISAATKQIDALEKKGLLVDGTRKNLLKNQLVLIAPQNSTTISDFKDLTSPQIKKIALGEPKSVPAGQYAQQVLTSLKIADKLKGKVVYAKDVRQALNYVESGNADAGLVYLSDAKSSSKVKVVTTAPENSHYPIVYPLAVIKSSQNIDAAKDFEQFLYSSNEAKNVFEKQGFVLAGG is encoded by the coding sequence ATGAGTTTTAAACGCATTTTAGCTTTTAGTTGTTGGTTATTGTTCACTTGCCTGTTAGTTATTGGTTGTAATCAAGCAAATACAACCAACTCAGCCACAACTACTAGTCCAACAGCCCAAAGCACTACTTTAACTATTTCAGCCGCCGCTAGTCTCAAAGATGCACTCGACGCAATCAAACCAATTTACAATCAGGCAAAACCAAACGTTAACCTAGCCTACAACTTTGGTTCATCGGGTGCTTTACAGCAGCAAATTGAACAAGGCGCAAAAGTTGATGTTTTCATCTCCGCCGCAACTAAACAAATAGATGCACTTGAGAAAAAAGGTTTATTAGTTGATGGTACACGTAAAAATTTGTTGAAAAATCAATTAGTATTAATTGCCCCACAAAACTCGACAACCATATCAGATTTTAAAGATTTAACTTCGCCTCAAATTAAGAAAATTGCTTTAGGTGAACCAAAAAGTGTACCTGCGGGACAATATGCCCAACAAGTTTTGACTTCGTTAAAAATTGCTGACAAACTCAAAGGGAAGGTTGTTTACGCTAAAGATGTACGGCAAGCTTTGAATTATGTAGAGTCTGGTAATGCTGATGCAGGTTTAGTTTACCTTTCCGATGCAAAAAGTAGTTCAAAAGTTAAAGTGGTAACTACTGCACCAGAAAACAGTCATTATCCTATTGTCTATCCGCTCGCAGTCATTAAAAGTAGTCAAAATATTGATGCTGCTAAAGATTTTGAGCAGTTTCTATATAGTAGTAATGAAGCTAAAAATGTATTTGAAAAGCAGGGATTTGTGTTAGCTGGAGGTTGA
- the petC gene encoding cytochrome b6-f complex iron-sulfur subunit — protein MAQFSESMDVPDMGRRQFMNLLTFGTVTGVALGALYPVVNYFIPPAAGGAGGGTTAKDSLGNDVSVSQFLASHNVGDRTLVQGLKGDPTYIVVESKEAITDYGINAVCTHLGCVVPWNAAENKFKCPCHGSQYDATGKVVRGPAPRSLALSHAKAENDKIVLTPWTETDFRTGEEPWWA, from the coding sequence ATGGCTCAATTTTCGGAATCAATGGACGTTCCCGATATGGGTCGTCGTCAATTCATGAACCTGCTCACCTTTGGGACTGTCACTGGAGTAGCTCTGGGTGCATTGTATCCCGTTGTTAACTACTTTATTCCTCCGGCTGCTGGTGGTGCTGGTGGTGGTACAACAGCAAAAGACAGCCTAGGCAATGATGTGAGCGTTAGTCAATTTCTGGCCAGCCATAACGTAGGCGATCGCACCCTCGTTCAAGGATTGAAGGGCGACCCCACCTACATTGTGGTCGAAAGCAAAGAAGCAATCACCGATTACGGCATTAACGCTGTTTGCACCCACTTGGGTTGTGTTGTTCCTTGGAACGCTGCGGAAAACAAATTTAAATGCCCTTGCCACGGTTCTCAATACGACGCAACTGGTAAAGTAGTTCGAGGCCCTGCACCCCGTTCTTTGGCTTTAAGCCACGCCAAAGCCGAAAACGACAAGATTGTTCTCACACCCTGGACTGAAACCGACTTCCGCACTGGCGAAGAACCTTGGTGGGCTTAG
- a CDS encoding glycoside hydrolase family 10 protein — protein sequence MNIKDIFLSGFLRLGQQHRNLILTSCLLPSAFCLFPLQIADSSPQPAAIIPPSPSREFRGVWVASVANIDWPSKPGLNTSQQQAELITILDRAAKLKLNAVILQVRPGCDALYQSTYEPWSEFLTGQMGKPPAPYYDPLAFAVAEAHKRGLELHAWFNPYRARHPQGKSTIAPNHISKTHPELVKRYGKYLWLDPGEKAVQDYTVQVIMDVVNRYDIDGVHIDDYFYPYPEKDRRNKTIDFPDQISWQKYQQSGGRETRDDWRRENVNTLIQRLYQNIKTAKPWVKFGISPFGIWQPGFPKQIGNEKGFNAYQELYADSRKWLMNGWLDYLSPQLYWKIEQPQQSYPVLLNWWISQNTQARHIWPGIYTSRVGQNNSTAWPAKEIVYQIKTTQGHVGSDGNIHFSMKPLLQNRGGIADLLPQDVYHNPALVPASPWLDNTPPEKPQVSLEKDVTGTKTVLRWQPTGKQPVWLWVVQTKTGNEWNTNIVPTGQNSTLLNNNQVEDVAVSAVTRYGVQGTSAVVEIPQYQARKSNRMF from the coding sequence GTGAACATCAAAGACATTTTTCTTAGTGGATTTTTACGTCTAGGACAGCAGCACAGGAATCTAATTCTTACCTCCTGCCTCCTGCCTTCTGCCTTCTGCCTCTTTCCACTTCAAATTGCTGACTCTTCTCCCCAGCCAGCCGCTATCATCCCCCCATCACCCAGCAGAGAATTTCGGGGTGTGTGGGTTGCGAGTGTTGCTAATATTGACTGGCCTTCTAAACCCGGTTTAAATACCAGCCAACAACAAGCCGAGTTAATTACAATACTCGATCGCGCGGCTAAATTAAAACTCAATGCCGTGATTTTACAAGTCCGTCCTGGTTGTGATGCCTTATACCAATCTACTTATGAACCTTGGTCAGAATTTTTAACAGGACAAATGGGTAAACCACCCGCACCTTATTATGACCCCTTAGCTTTTGCAGTGGCAGAAGCCCATAAACGTGGACTGGAATTACACGCTTGGTTTAATCCTTATCGCGCCCGTCATCCCCAAGGCAAATCAACTATTGCACCGAATCATATCAGCAAAACTCATCCAGAATTAGTCAAACGTTACGGCAAATATCTCTGGTTAGACCCCGGTGAAAAAGCCGTGCAGGATTACACCGTTCAAGTCATTATGGATGTTGTCAATCGATATGATATCGATGGTGTTCACATTGATGATTACTTTTATCCCTATCCCGAAAAAGACAGGAGAAATAAAACAATTGATTTTCCTGATCAAATTAGTTGGCAAAAATATCAACAATCAGGAGGGAGAGAAACCCGTGATGATTGGCGGCGAGAAAATGTCAACACCTTAATTCAACGACTTTATCAAAACATTAAAACTGCTAAACCTTGGGTGAAATTTGGTATTAGTCCTTTTGGCATTTGGCAACCAGGATTTCCCAAACAAATAGGCAATGAAAAAGGTTTTAATGCTTATCAAGAACTATATGCAGATTCTCGCAAATGGTTAATGAATGGCTGGTTAGATTATCTCTCACCCCAACTTTATTGGAAAATTGAACAGCCCCAACAAAGCTATCCTGTATTGTTGAATTGGTGGATATCACAAAACACCCAAGCTAGACATATTTGGCCAGGAATTTATACTAGCCGCGTTGGTCAAAACAACAGCACAGCTTGGCCTGCTAAAGAAATTGTCTATCAAATTAAAACCACTCAAGGTCATGTTGGTTCTGATGGCAATATTCACTTTAGTATGAAACCTCTGCTGCAAAATCGCGGCGGCATTGCAGATTTATTACCACAAGATGTTTATCACAATCCTGCATTAGTCCCGGCATCACCTTGGTTAGATAATACACCACCTGAAAAACCCCAAGTGAGTTTAGAAAAAGATGTGACTGGGACTAAAACAGTCCTCAGATGGCAACCCACAGGTAAACAACCCGTTTGGTTATGGGTTGTGCAAACCAAAACAGGTAATGAATGGAACACCAATATTGTACCGACTGGGCAGAATTCAACTTTGTTAAATAATAATCAAGTTGAAGATGTCGCTGTGTCGGCAGTGACTCGTTATGGTGTGCAAGGAACAAGCGCCGTTGTGGAAATTCCTCAATATCAAGCGAGAAAGTCTAATAGGATGTTTTAA
- a CDS encoding DUF3067 family protein: MTGKELHQLLLDKWGYSYDVQFRRTQGKIFLQVMWKYLEQASFPLTEAEYQEHLDTIANYLNALDGTAQVKNFIAQTRDRPRLGKAVSIPLDLGERASEWIV, from the coding sequence ATGACAGGAAAGGAATTACACCAACTGTTGCTGGATAAATGGGGATATTCTTACGATGTCCAGTTCCGCCGTACCCAAGGCAAGATATTTCTGCAAGTCATGTGGAAATATCTTGAGCAAGCTTCTTTTCCCTTAACCGAGGCAGAGTACCAAGAACATCTTGATACCATCGCTAATTATCTTAATGCTTTAGATGGTACAGCACAGGTAAAAAATTTTATCGCTCAAACACGCGATCGCCCCCGACTGGGTAAAGCTGTCAGCATCCCACTCGATTTGGGGGAAAGAGCTTCTGAATGGATAGTGTAA
- the tatC gene encoding twin-arginine translocase subunit TatC encodes MTPSSEADTIINPDIDPEGQGNPETNPLDELPGEVEMSLFDHLEELRQRIFYALIAVVIFVIGCFVAVKPIVQLLEVPAAGVKFLQLAPGEYFFVSLKVAGYSGLVLSSPFILYQIIQFVLPGLTRRERRLLGPIVLGSSVLFVGGLVFAYFALIPAALRFFISYGADVVEQIWSIDKYFEFVLLLLFSTGLAFQIPIIQLLLGNLGIVSSERMLAGWRYVIMAAVVLGAVLTPSTDPLTQALLAGAVLGLYMGGIGLVKLTGK; translated from the coding sequence ATGACTCCTTCATCTGAAGCTGACACCATTATCAATCCTGATATCGATCCAGAAGGACAAGGCAACCCTGAGACCAATCCTCTTGATGAGTTGCCGGGTGAAGTCGAAATGTCTCTTTTCGACCACCTAGAAGAGTTAAGACAGCGAATATTTTATGCACTAATAGCTGTAGTCATTTTTGTGATTGGCTGTTTTGTGGCTGTCAAGCCAATTGTGCAATTACTGGAAGTACCAGCTGCTGGAGTAAAATTTCTCCAGCTTGCACCAGGAGAGTATTTCTTTGTCTCTCTGAAAGTTGCTGGCTACAGTGGCTTAGTTCTTTCTAGCCCTTTTATCCTTTATCAAATTATCCAATTTGTCTTGCCAGGGTTGACCCGCCGCGAACGTCGCCTACTGGGGCCCATAGTTTTGGGATCAAGCGTGTTATTTGTTGGAGGGTTAGTATTTGCCTATTTTGCTCTGATTCCCGCCGCTTTAAGATTTTTCATTAGCTATGGTGCGGATGTAGTAGAACAAATTTGGTCAATTGATAAGTATTTTGAATTTGTGTTGCTGTTGTTATTTAGTACTGGTTTAGCATTTCAAATTCCAATTATTCAATTATTGCTCGGCAATTTAGGTATTGTTTCTTCTGAGCGGATGCTGGCTGGCTGGCGATATGTCATTATGGCAGCCGTAGTTTTAGGTGCAGTGCTGACACCTTCCACCGACCCTTTAACCCAAGCTTTGTTAGCAGGCGCTGTTTTAGGGCTTTATATGGGTGGAATTGGTTTAGTAAAACTCACAGGGAAGTAA
- the modB gene encoding molybdate ABC transporter permease subunit codes for MPQDLSPLWISLKTSLLATFITFFVGIAAAYWMLSYRGKAKSLIESIFVAPLILPPTVVGFLLLLFFGKNGPVGKLMEPFDLTIVFTWYGAAIAATVVSFPLMYKTALGAFEQIDGNLLRVARTLGASESRIFWRISLPLALPGILAATTLAFARALGEFGATLMLAGNIPGQTQTIPMAIYFAVEAGAMDEAWFWAIAIMVISLSGIIAVNFWQEIREKGRHRETKTRKPERRLVQSATVSAPTSEISLFVDIEKKLPSFHLQVSFNTNEQPLGLLGGSGAGKSMILRCIAGIETPSRGRIVLNGRVLFDSEKGINVPSRDRRIGFLVQNYALFPNMTVAENIAFGLPKGLSAPSVRVQIEEQLIAMQLSGLGDRYPHQLSGGQQQRAALARALASQPEALLLDEPFSALDTHLRSQLEQQMTETLADYQGVALFVTHNMDEAYRVCPNLLVLEQGQAVHHGSKYEIFERPASVNVAQLTGCKNFSRAVVQGIQTIQALDWGCHLQVVQPIPDELSHIGIRAHQLIFSSDKSPVNTFPCWLVRTSETPHRMTLFLKLHTAPNNPQDYHLQAEVFKEKWVNIKDQPFPWYVRLDPLRLMLMEN; via the coding sequence ATGCCACAGGATTTGTCACCTCTTTGGATATCGCTAAAAACTTCATTATTGGCAACATTTATTACTTTTTTTGTGGGCATCGCTGCGGCTTATTGGATGCTCAGTTATCGAGGTAAAGCTAAATCTTTGATTGAGAGTATTTTTGTTGCGCCGCTAATTTTGCCACCAACAGTTGTAGGCTTTTTACTGCTGTTATTTTTTGGCAAGAATGGGCCTGTGGGGAAACTCATGGAGCCTTTTGACTTGACGATTGTTTTTACTTGGTATGGTGCAGCGATCGCAGCGACGGTGGTTTCTTTCCCATTAATGTATAAAACTGCCCTGGGAGCTTTTGAACAAATTGATGGTAATTTGCTGCGGGTGGCGAGAACCCTGGGTGCAAGTGAATCGAGAATTTTTTGGCGAATTAGTTTACCTTTAGCCTTACCGGGAATTTTAGCAGCGACGACCTTGGCTTTTGCCCGTGCTTTGGGTGAATTTGGTGCAACATTGATGCTGGCTGGGAATATTCCTGGACAAACCCAGACGATTCCAATGGCGATTTATTTTGCTGTAGAAGCAGGCGCAATGGATGAAGCTTGGTTTTGGGCGATCGCAATTATGGTAATTTCCCTGTCGGGAATTATTGCGGTGAATTTTTGGCAAGAAATCAGAGAAAAGGGAAGACACAGGGAAACAAAAACAAGAAAACCAGAAAGACGACTGGTTCAATCTGCTACTGTGTCTGCGCCAACTTCCGAAATCAGTTTGTTTGTAGACATTGAAAAAAAATTACCCAGTTTTCATTTACAAGTTTCCTTCAATACCAACGAGCAACCACTAGGATTGTTGGGCGGTTCCGGCGCTGGTAAAAGCATGATTCTGCGTTGCATTGCGGGAATCGAAACGCCAAGCAGAGGAAGGATAGTGTTGAATGGTAGGGTGTTGTTTGATTCTGAAAAAGGCATTAATGTACCTAGCCGCGATCGCCGCATTGGTTTTTTAGTCCAAAATTATGCTTTGTTCCCGAATATGACAGTGGCGGAAAACATCGCTTTTGGCTTACCCAAGGGATTATCTGCGCCAAGTGTACGAGTGCAAATCGAAGAACAACTCATAGCAATGCAGTTATCAGGATTGGGCGATCGCTATCCCCACCAACTTTCCGGCGGTCAACAACAACGGGCGGCTTTAGCCAGAGCCTTAGCTAGTCAACCAGAAGCATTACTTCTTGATGAGCCATTTTCCGCCCTCGATACTCATCTGCGGAGTCAATTAGAACAGCAGATGACCGAAACTCTAGCAGATTACCAAGGTGTGGCTTTATTTGTCACTCATAACATGGATGAAGCTTACCGAGTTTGTCCAAATTTATTAGTCTTGGAACAAGGTCAAGCAGTTCATCACGGTTCCAAATATGAAATCTTCGAGCGTCCTGCTAGTGTAAATGTGGCTCAGTTAACTGGCTGTAAGAACTTTTCTCGTGCTGTTGTTCAAGGAATCCAAACAATCCAAGCCCTAGATTGGGGTTGTCACCTGCAAGTTGTTCAACCAATTCCTGATGAACTCTCTCACATCGGTATTCGCGCTCATCAACTAATCTTTTCCTCAGATAAATCTCCAGTTAATACCTTTCCCTGTTGGTTAGTACGAACCAGTGAAACACCTCATCGGATGACATTATTTTTAAAACTACATACTGCCCCGAATAATCCGCAAGACTATCATCTACAAGCCGAGGTATTCAAAGAGAAATGGGTCAATATCAAAGACCAACCTTTCCCTTGGTACGTGCGTTTAGACCCTCTGCGTTTGATGTTGATGGAAAACTAG
- the petA gene encoding cytochrome f — MRNAFTTASLTRSAKAITRTLLIAIATVTFFFTSDIALPQSAAAYPFWAQQTYPETPREPTGRIVCANCHLAAKPTEVEVPQSVLPDTVFKAVVKIPYDTSVQQVGADGSKVGLNVGAVLMLPEGFKLAPEDRIPEELKEEVGDTYFQTYKEGSDNVVIVGPLPGEQYQEIVFPVLSPNPATDKNIHFGKYSVHVGGNRGRGQVYPTGEKSNNTVYNASATGTISKIAKEDDGEGNVKYLVNITTEAGDVVTDTIPLGPELIVSEGQTVKSGDALTSNPNVGGFGQKDTEIVLQDASRVGWLIAFICLVMLAQVMLVLKKKQVEKVQAAEMNF, encoded by the coding sequence ATGAGAAATGCCTTTACAACAGCGAGTTTGACTCGCAGTGCTAAAGCAATTACCAGAACATTGCTTATAGCGATCGCTACAGTAACATTCTTCTTTACTAGCGATATTGCTTTGCCTCAAAGTGCTGCTGCTTATCCCTTCTGGGCGCAGCAAACCTATCCTGAAACTCCCCGTGAACCGACAGGTAGAATCGTTTGCGCTAACTGTCACCTAGCAGCCAAGCCCACAGAAGTCGAAGTACCTCAATCAGTGCTGCCCGACACAGTATTTAAAGCTGTAGTAAAAATTCCCTACGATACCAGCGTGCAGCAAGTTGGTGCAGATGGTTCTAAAGTTGGCTTAAACGTTGGTGCAGTTTTGATGCTCCCCGAAGGCTTCAAACTTGCTCCTGAAGACCGCATTCCTGAAGAACTGAAAGAAGAAGTCGGCGACACCTACTTCCAAACCTACAAAGAAGGTTCCGATAACGTAGTTATTGTTGGCCCATTACCTGGCGAACAATATCAGGAAATTGTCTTCCCTGTTCTGTCTCCTAACCCTGCAACTGACAAAAACATCCACTTCGGTAAGTATTCAGTTCACGTAGGCGGTAACAGAGGACGCGGACAAGTTTATCCCACTGGCGAAAAGAGCAACAACACTGTTTACAACGCTTCCGCTACTGGCACCATTAGCAAGATTGCCAAAGAAGATGATGGTGAAGGTAACGTGAAATATTTAGTGAACATCACAACCGAAGCGGGTGATGTAGTCACTGATACAATTCCTCTTGGCCCAGAACTGATTGTTTCCGAAGGACAAACAGTAAAATCTGGTGATGCTTTGACAAGTAACCCCAACGTTGGTGGTTTTGGTCAAAAAGATACAGAAATTGTATTACAAGATGCTAGCAGAGTTGGTTGGCTAATTGCCTTTATCTGTCTGGTAATGTTAGCTCAAGTAATGCTAGTTCTCAAGAAGAAACAGGTTGAAAAAGTTCAAGCTGCTGAAATGAATTTCTAA
- a CDS encoding GumC family protein: MLKSEKHPYLSQAKSAQFNNNDDDELHIGQIFAILRRRLLLISGITALVATAAVLKAETDPPVYLGSFDILTKQVTGETKVIASVPQTISDEDATPRVAASSGKGDGGNTTIQVLRSPRVLDPIVERLKPKYPYITYNSLVSGLTIGSQSPDILTVQYTHPDSKLVSDVSKLLADAYLGYSLQERQLDVDQAIEFVNKQRQPIEARVKYWQNQLRNLQVENNLIDPAQRAQELASQLAGLRQQRIENRLQLEQLVARYQDLQRELARNPGEKAGNSLLSENGRYQKILDQIQAIDIEIAQKAAVYTPDNPAMLTLTDRRAYLLPLLAGEEMRLQKELQSQIRSVSARDKFLYDKITTLNNDVRYLATLTRTYTNIQQQLEIANSSLTQFTTKQQALEIEKAQKQQPWRLLDPKLATVNKPSAISNNAKLNLAIGSLLGLVLGIGAALIVDKLSNIFYSVQELKNSTKLPLLGIVPLRKELEAAPQSTLSRGLQQTNRASFFEIFRSLYTNIMLLGSDDPIRSLVISSAGQGDGKSTVAVHLAQAAAAMGQRVLLVDSNLRCPILHLRLGILNVQGLTDVIAQDLDWENVIERSPIEDNLFVMTAGPTPPDSVRLLASKKMQDLMNELQSNFDLVIYDTPPLLGFADAYLLASNTNGIVMVAGLGHLKRTALKQVLEEIQISGTPLLGMIANKSKDSTPVSHDYYQQYYKKSTSTEIVEVETPNSDEQANSVFRGIRRR, encoded by the coding sequence ATGCTGAAGTCAGAAAAACACCCTTACCTGTCACAAGCTAAATCTGCTCAATTTAACAACAATGATGATGATGAGTTGCATATAGGCCAGATTTTTGCCATTTTGCGTCGTCGATTGTTGTTAATTTCTGGGATAACTGCTTTAGTAGCTACAGCAGCGGTGTTAAAGGCAGAAACCGACCCTCCAGTGTATCTCGGTTCGTTTGATATTTTAACGAAACAGGTAACTGGTGAGACAAAGGTAATAGCTAGTGTGCCTCAAACAATTTCTGATGAAGACGCAACTCCAAGGGTTGCAGCCTCATCAGGTAAAGGAGATGGTGGTAATACAACTATTCAAGTCTTACGTAGTCCCAGAGTACTCGATCCGATTGTTGAAAGGCTCAAGCCCAAATATCCATACATTACTTATAATTCTCTAGTTTCTGGCTTAACCATCGGCTCACAATCACCTGATATTTTAACTGTCCAATATACGCACCCAGACTCAAAATTAGTTAGTGATGTTTCTAAGCTATTAGCTGATGCGTATTTAGGTTATAGTTTACAAGAACGTCAATTAGATGTTGATCAAGCAATTGAGTTTGTTAATAAACAAAGACAGCCAATAGAAGCAAGAGTCAAATATTGGCAAAATCAACTCCGCAATTTACAAGTAGAAAATAATTTAATTGATCCAGCCCAGAGAGCGCAAGAATTAGCAAGTCAACTTGCTGGATTGCGACAACAGCGCATAGAAAACCGCTTACAACTAGAACAATTAGTCGCCAGATATCAAGATTTACAAAGAGAATTAGCCAGAAACCCTGGTGAAAAGGCAGGGAATTCTTTGCTGAGTGAAAATGGGCGTTATCAAAAGATACTAGATCAAATACAAGCCATTGATATTGAAATTGCCCAAAAAGCAGCAGTATATACACCAGATAATCCAGCTATGCTGACGCTAACAGATAGGAGAGCTTATTTGCTTCCTTTGTTGGCTGGCGAGGAAATGCGTCTGCAAAAAGAATTGCAAAGCCAAATTCGCTCTGTTTCTGCCCGTGATAAATTTTTGTATGACAAAATCACAACTCTGAATAACGATGTCAGATACTTAGCTACTCTGACTCGTACCTATACCAATATTCAGCAACAATTAGAAATTGCTAACAGTTCTCTGACGCAATTTACTACTAAACAACAAGCACTAGAAATTGAAAAAGCTCAAAAACAACAACCTTGGCGATTACTTGATCCCAAATTAGCAACAGTTAATAAACCAAGTGCAATTTCTAACAATGCCAAGTTGAACTTAGCAATTGGTAGCCTTTTAGGACTGGTGTTGGGTATAGGGGCAGCTTTAATTGTTGATAAATTGAGTAATATTTTCTACTCTGTTCAAGAGTTGAAGAACAGTACTAAGTTGCCATTACTGGGAATTGTACCTTTAAGAAAAGAATTAGAAGCAGCACCACAATCAACTTTATCTAGAGGTTTACAACAAACGAATCGGGCTTCTTTCTTTGAAATTTTCCGATCGCTCTACACCAATATCATGTTACTGGGTTCCGATGACCCGATTCGCTCTTTGGTAATTAGCTCTGCTGGCCAAGGGGATGGTAAATCTACGGTGGCTGTACATTTAGCACAGGCCGCTGCGGCAATGGGGCAGAGAGTGTTACTGGTAGACTCTAACCTGCGTTGTCCTATTTTGCACCTGCGTTTGGGTATATTGAATGTTCAGGGTTTGACTGATGTCATTGCCCAAGATTTAGATTGGGAAAATGTAATTGAGCGATCGCCAATTGAAGATAATCTATTTGTGATGACTGCGGGGCCAACACCTCCCGATTCTGTCAGGTTACTAGCTTCTAAGAAAATGCAGGATTTAATGAACGAACTGCAAAGCAACTTTGATTTAGTAATTTATGACACTCCCCCATTACTCGGATTTGCTGATGCTTACCTGCTAGCATCTAATACCAATGGTATTGTCATGGTAGCTGGCTTGGGTCATTTAAAACGTACTGCCCTCAAGCAAGTATTGGAAGAAATTCAAATTTCTGGTACACCCCTGTTAGGGATGATTGCCAACAAATCAAAAGATTCCACACCTGTTTCCCATGACTACTATCAGCAATATTACAAAAAGAGTACCAGTACTGAAATTGTAGAAGTAGAAACACCAAATAGCGACGAACAAGCTAACTCTGTTTTTAGAGGCATCAGACGACGCTAA